From a region of the Pseudanabaena sp. ABRG5-3 genome:
- a CDS encoding SulP family inorganic anion transporter, with the protein MAQVGSLDRIQSPKNNPFNNPFKGLFTNFRGDLTGGLTAAVVALPLALAFAVASGVESKAGLYTAIVAGVVAAIFGGSPVQITGPTGAMAVVLVGIVAKYGIEKVWIAGVMAGIIQIALGVAKLGRLVKFIPYPVTAGFTNGIAVIIFCGQLNNFFGLHLPNQEHFLQALWQTVTNLEGYNWLAIALALLTIGTKLLWNRINQSIPGSLVGLIVATLAAVFAKSQWHLEVPTIGIIPQSLPMLQGIPHWNDFKLIRELINPAIALAALGSIESLLAAVVADGMSVSDRHNSDRELIGQGLANMVVPFFGGIPATGAIARTAVNVRAGGKTRLSGVIHGIALALIVLIFAPLASQVPLAALAGILMITSIRMMEWKAIGLLIHTTYADFGVMLLTWLVTVCFDLVLAVEVGLIAAGILFIKRMSELSLVKMPEDSAFLSGIPLEFGKQIAIYRIDGPMFFGAAERFVSFLRDAPEVKFLILRMRYVPSMDTTGLVALEEIYHDLQRHNCQLILSGLRPEVEQLLDRSGLLQEIGHDNSFNSTDEALRKIMPNIHN; encoded by the coding sequence ATGGCACAAGTAGGAAGCTTAGATCGCATCCAAAGTCCTAAAAATAATCCATTCAATAATCCATTCAAGGGATTGTTTACGAACTTTCGTGGCGACTTGACGGGAGGACTTACCGCCGCCGTTGTCGCACTCCCCTTAGCCCTTGCCTTTGCGGTTGCCAGTGGTGTAGAGTCAAAAGCAGGACTTTATACAGCGATCGTCGCAGGAGTAGTCGCCGCCATATTTGGGGGATCACCTGTACAGATTACAGGACCAACGGGGGCGATGGCGGTAGTCTTAGTGGGCATCGTCGCTAAGTACGGCATTGAAAAAGTATGGATCGCTGGAGTAATGGCGGGGATCATCCAAATTGCCCTCGGTGTTGCCAAATTAGGTCGCTTAGTCAAATTCATTCCCTATCCCGTCACCGCAGGCTTTACCAACGGGATCGCCGTGATTATTTTCTGTGGTCAGTTAAATAATTTCTTCGGGTTACATTTACCGAATCAAGAACATTTCTTACAAGCGCTGTGGCAAACCGTCACGAATTTAGAAGGCTATAACTGGTTAGCGATCGCCTTAGCCCTGCTCACCATCGGCACAAAACTATTATGGAATCGCATTAATCAATCAATCCCCGGTTCTTTAGTTGGACTAATCGTCGCCACCCTCGCCGCCGTCTTTGCCAAATCTCAATGGCATCTCGAAGTACCAACCATTGGCATCATTCCCCAATCTTTGCCAATGCTGCAAGGGATTCCCCATTGGAATGACTTTAAATTAATCAGAGAACTGATTAATCCTGCGATTGCCTTAGCCGCCCTAGGCAGTATTGAATCATTATTAGCCGCCGTGGTTGCCGATGGCATGAGTGTCAGCGATCGCCACAATAGTGATCGGGAATTAATCGGTCAAGGCTTAGCAAATATGGTCGTGCCGTTCTTTGGCGGGATTCCTGCGACGGGTGCGATCGCGCGTACTGCGGTCAATGTCCGTGCTGGCGGTAAAACTCGGCTATCGGGAGTAATTCACGGAATTGCCCTCGCCCTGATCGTCTTAATATTCGCGCCCCTCGCTTCACAGGTTCCCCTCGCTGCCCTTGCAGGTATCCTGATGATTACCAGTATCCGCATGATGGAATGGAAAGCGATCGGGTTATTGATTCATACTACCTATGCTGATTTTGGGGTGATGCTGCTGACTTGGTTAGTAACCGTCTGTTTTGATCTCGTCCTAGCCGTAGAAGTGGGACTGATTGCCGCAGGGATTCTCTTTATCAAGCGCATGAGTGAACTTAGTCTCGTGAAAATGCCTGAAGATAGTGCGTTTCTCTCTGGCATTCCCCTAGAATTTGGCAAACAAATCGCTATCTATCGGATTGATGGACCAATGTTCTTTGGTGCAGCCGAGAGATTTGTCAGTTTCTTGCGTGATGCCCCTGAAGTCAAGTTCTTGATTTTGAGAATGCGCTATGTCCCCAGTATGGATACAACAGGCTTAGTTGCCCTCGAAGAGATTTATCACGATTTGCAACGTCATAATTGCCAGTTAATTTTGAGTGGGTTGCGTCCTGAGGTCGAACAACTTTTAGA
- a CDS encoding ArsR/SmtB family transcription factor: MAFEPSYFKADLFKVLSNPVRIQILDALRVGEQSVNSIAQQIESEPSAVSQQLAVMRRYNLVRSRKQGNFVYYSVGDATIFKVLDSALELFHNHVIEMRESLQKLE, from the coding sequence ATGGCATTTGAACCGAGCTATTTCAAGGCTGATTTGTTTAAAGTTTTATCTAATCCTGTCAGGATTCAAATCCTCGATGCCCTCCGCGTCGGTGAACAAAGCGTTAACTCGATCGCCCAGCAAATTGAGTCAGAACCATCGGCAGTTTCACAACAGCTTGCCGTAATGCGCCGTTATAACTTGGTGCGATCGCGTAAGCAAGGCAACTTTGTCTACTATTCCGTCGGTGATGCCACGATTTTTAAGGTGTTGGATTCGGCGCTAGAGCTTTTTCACAATCACGTCATTGAAATGCGGGAATCACTGCAAAAATTGGAGTAA